The Pseudomonas sp. DG56-2 genome contains a region encoding:
- a CDS encoding polyamine ABC transporter substrate-binding protein yields the protein MNKKIAAVLLLGVIAGPLNAAEKLTVVSFGGNNRQAQEKAFYKPFAAKSATTITADDYNGEMAKIKVMADTGKTSWDVVEVESPELIRGCSEGLFEPLDWSRIGNKEDFLPAAVSDCGVGIFIWSTVLTYDPKKLASSPQGWADFWDMKKYPGKRGLRRGAKFTLEFALLADGVSNQDVYELLGTEAGVQRAFKKLDEIKPHIQWWDSGAQPLQWLVAGDVVMTSAYNGRVTSAQEEGQSFAMQWNGSLYDLDHWAIVKGSNKKELAERFIAFASEPVQQKNFVEAIPYGPSNTNAMSLVDKQVGEKLPTAPENLKNARATDAEFWIDHGEDLEERFNAWVNK from the coding sequence ATGAATAAGAAAATCGCAGCTGTACTTTTGCTTGGCGTAATTGCAGGACCACTGAATGCCGCTGAAAAGCTGACCGTGGTTTCTTTTGGCGGGAATAATCGCCAGGCTCAGGAAAAAGCGTTCTACAAGCCCTTCGCGGCCAAGAGCGCCACGACCATCACGGCGGATGACTACAATGGCGAAATGGCCAAGATCAAGGTGATGGCCGACACCGGCAAAACCAGTTGGGATGTTGTCGAGGTTGAATCTCCCGAGCTGATCCGCGGTTGCAGTGAAGGCTTGTTCGAGCCATTGGACTGGAGCCGGATAGGCAACAAGGAGGATTTCCTTCCTGCCGCAGTCAGCGACTGTGGTGTCGGCATATTCATTTGGTCGACGGTACTTACCTATGATCCCAAAAAGCTCGCCAGCAGCCCGCAAGGTTGGGCAGACTTTTGGGACATGAAGAAGTATCCCGGAAAACGCGGTCTTCGCCGCGGAGCGAAATTCACCTTGGAGTTCGCGCTGCTCGCTGACGGGGTAAGCAACCAGGATGTCTATGAACTTCTCGGCACTGAAGCGGGTGTACAACGCGCTTTCAAAAAACTCGACGAAATCAAACCCCACATCCAATGGTGGGACTCCGGCGCGCAACCCCTGCAATGGCTGGTCGCCGGTGACGTGGTCATGACCTCCGCCTACAACGGTCGTGTTACCTCTGCTCAAGAAGAAGGCCAGTCATTTGCAATGCAATGGAATGGCAGCCTTTACGACCTCGACCACTGGGCGATCGTGAAAGGTTCAAATAAAAAGGAATTGGCAGAGCGCTTCATCGCATTTGCCAGTGAGCCTGTTCAACAGAAGAATTTCGTCGAAGCGATTCCCTATGGGCCCAGCAATACAAACGCGATGAGCCTGGTAGATAAGCAAGTGGGCGAAAAGCTTCCGACTGCACCCGAAAACCTGAAAAACGCCCGGGCTACTGACGCCGAGTTCTGGATCGATCATGGTGAAGATCTGGAGGAGCGATTCAACGCGTGGGTCAATAAGTGA
- a CDS encoding OprD family porin, which translates to MFALNNPITRAALLCTSAWSAVVDAGLIDDSKATVLLRNYYFDRDYSDSGAVQSQRREWAQGFIVKGTSGYTPGPVGLGLDVLGLVGMKLDSSPDRTATELLPYDHDDGRAPGSYGRLGLTAKLRLSHTELRLGELLPEVPILRFNDGRLLPQTFQGVMLSSKEFAHLTLHAGHIHSFSPRSAADSEDLYPSVSGRSVASATSDRFTYAGGEYSLGKDSALGLWTAELENVYRQNYYSLAHYQPLGAWTVGGVLGAFDTRDTGRSLAGKLDNQAASLLLSAAHGGHRFYLGLQRMYGEDGWITIDRSLGSTLANDMFANTFVYANERSWQLRYDYNFAALGIPGLTLLMRYTHGDHINSAETTNGREWERDVGLTYTFQFRQLKGLSLRWINAEVGRDFGLNDFTENRLILSLPVELF; encoded by the coding sequence ATGTTTGCTTTGAACAACCCGATTACCCGGGCGGCACTGCTGTGCACGTCTGCCTGGTCCGCTGTGGTTGATGCTGGCTTGATTGATGACAGCAAGGCCACGGTATTGCTGCGCAACTATTACTTCGACCGCGACTACAGTGACAGTGGTGCGGTGCAAAGCCAGCGCCGGGAATGGGCCCAGGGCTTTATCGTCAAAGGCACCTCCGGCTACACCCCGGGCCCTGTGGGCCTGGGCCTGGACGTGCTGGGTCTTGTGGGCATGAAGCTGGACAGCAGTCCAGACCGCACCGCAACCGAACTGCTGCCCTACGACCATGACGATGGCCGCGCGCCGGGTAGTTATGGAAGGTTGGGCCTGACCGCCAAGCTGCGCCTGTCGCATACCGAACTGCGTCTGGGGGAGCTATTACCCGAGGTACCCATCCTGCGTTTCAACGACGGCCGTTTGCTGCCGCAGACCTTTCAAGGCGTTATGTTGAGCTCCAAAGAGTTTGCTCACCTGACCCTGCATGCTGGCCACATCCACAGCTTCAGCCCGCGCAGTGCCGCAGACAGCGAAGACCTGTACCCGTCGGTCAGCGGCCGCAGCGTTGCCAGCGCGACCTCTGACCGATTCACCTACGCAGGGGGTGAATACAGCCTTGGCAAGGATTCGGCGCTGGGACTGTGGACGGCGGAGCTTGAGAACGTCTACCGTCAGAACTATTACAGCCTCGCTCACTACCAGCCGCTTGGCGCCTGGACAGTGGGCGGCGTGCTGGGCGCATTCGATACTCGCGACACAGGTCGCTCGCTGGCCGGAAAGCTGGACAACCAGGCCGCCTCACTATTGTTGTCTGCCGCCCATGGTGGGCACCGTTTTTACCTTGGACTGCAGCGCATGTACGGTGAGGACGGCTGGATCACCATTGACCGCTCGCTGGGCAGCACCCTGGCTAACGACATGTTCGCCAACACCTTTGTTTACGCCAACGAACGCTCCTGGCAACTGCGTTATGACTATAACTTTGCCGCGTTGGGCATACCGGGCTTGACGCTATTGATGCGCTACACCCACGGCGACCATATCAACAGCGCCGAGACAACCAATGGCCGCGAGTGGGAGCGTGATGTGGGGCTGACGTACACCTTTCAGTTCCGTCAACTCAAGGGGCTTAGCCTGCGTTGGATCAACGCCGAAGTGGGGCGAGATTTTGGCCTGAATGACTTTACCGAGAATCGATTGATTCTGAGTTTGCCGGTTGAGCTTTTTTAG
- a CDS encoding GntR family transcriptional regulator, which produces MNYPIEHLKHSYLGSGIYGLLREALITGRFQPNDRLRIRDLAEQLGTSVTPVRDAILQLAKEQALVLKTPRDIRVPVLTSKQYLEIRSIRLSLEGLAAETAASLATPQQLVQLETCIQNNLVAIKDNDMKAALTFNHQFHFSLTEIADMPVLTSLLDGLWMRTGPLIARAYGSFNERMAIDHHWDVLDALKKRDGAGARQAICSDILDGSQKMLEYVQLEHD; this is translated from the coding sequence ATGAATTACCCCATTGAGCACCTGAAACACTCATACCTTGGCAGCGGCATCTATGGCTTGCTTCGGGAAGCCTTGATTACCGGCCGCTTCCAGCCCAATGACCGGCTTCGCATACGTGACCTTGCTGAGCAATTGGGGACGAGTGTCACACCTGTACGGGACGCCATTCTTCAACTGGCGAAGGAGCAGGCGCTGGTTCTCAAGACACCGAGGGACATTCGCGTCCCGGTACTGACGTCCAAGCAGTACCTGGAGATCCGAAGCATCCGGCTTTCGCTCGAAGGATTGGCAGCCGAGACCGCCGCATCGTTAGCGACCCCGCAGCAATTGGTGCAGTTGGAAACCTGCATTCAAAACAATCTCGTAGCGATCAAAGACAATGACATGAAGGCAGCATTGACCTTCAATCACCAGTTTCACTTCAGCTTGACGGAAATCGCTGACATGCCGGTACTGACCAGCTTGCTGGACGGCTTATGGATGCGTACGGGGCCGCTCATTGCTCGCGCCTATGGGAGCTTCAATGAACGCATGGCAATTGATCATCACTGGGACGTACTCGATGCACTGAAAAAACGCGATGGCGCCGGCGCTCGCCAAGCGATCTGCAGCGACATTCTTGATGGAAGCCAGAAAATGCTGGAATACGTGCAACTGGAGCACGATTGA
- a CDS encoding SDR family NAD(P)-dependent oxidoreductase: MTDQRTLLLTGASRGIGHATVKYFSAAGWRVFTASRQDLGEGCPWAEGLANHIHLDLGNVEEVQNRLAEIREKLGGRLDALVNNAGMSPKGTEGERLGVLESDYATWLNVFNVNIFSTALLARGLFEELKTARGSVINVTSIAGSRVHPFAGVAYACSKAALSALTREMAHDFGPHGVRVNAIAPGEIDTSILSAGTELIVERSIPMKRMGKPEEVAALVHFLCTNGASYINGAEIHVNGGQHV; encoded by the coding sequence ATGACCGACCAACGTACTTTGCTTCTCACCGGTGCCAGCCGGGGCATTGGCCACGCAACCGTGAAATATTTCAGTGCCGCGGGTTGGCGAGTGTTTACCGCCTCGCGGCAAGATCTGGGCGAAGGCTGCCCGTGGGCTGAAGGCCTGGCCAACCATATTCACCTTGATCTGGGCAACGTCGAGGAGGTCCAGAACAGACTCGCAGAAATCAGGGAGAAGCTCGGTGGCCGACTGGATGCGTTGGTTAACAATGCCGGCATGTCACCCAAAGGAACAGAGGGCGAACGACTAGGGGTTTTGGAATCGGACTATGCGACCTGGCTGAACGTTTTCAATGTGAACATCTTCTCGACAGCACTGCTGGCCCGCGGGCTTTTCGAGGAGCTCAAGACAGCCAGAGGCTCGGTTATCAACGTAACCTCGATTGCGGGTTCGCGCGTTCATCCGTTTGCAGGTGTCGCTTACGCCTGCTCGAAAGCCGCGCTATCGGCCCTCACCCGGGAGATGGCACATGATTTCGGACCGCACGGTGTTCGTGTCAACGCGATCGCGCCCGGGGAAATCGATACCTCTATCTTGTCCGCCGGCACCGAACTGATCGTTGAGCGATCGATCCCTATGAAACGCATGGGCAAGCCCGAGGAAGTCGCCGCGCTGGTGCATTTTCTCTGCACCAACGGCGCTTCGTACATCAATGGTGCAGAAATCCACGTAAACGGTGGGCAACATGTTTGA
- a CDS encoding CinA family protein — protein MACDPVMAVLDYLKDHHLVLTTAESCTAGCMVALLAACPGTGEVLESGYVVYSPSAKKRLLGVNPETIERYGLTSEAVAGEMSVGALMDSDANVAVATTGVAGPAPESGVLPGTLCFAWAFAGEPIAVFTHTQRFFGERSEVMQAGALYGLTQLTHYHERWLRERTPEGNGNDGR, from the coding sequence ATGGCATGCGATCCCGTAATGGCAGTGCTCGACTATCTCAAAGACCACCACCTGGTGCTCACCACTGCGGAGTCCTGTACAGCGGGGTGCATGGTTGCATTGCTGGCCGCCTGCCCGGGTACAGGAGAGGTATTGGAAAGCGGCTATGTCGTCTATTCCCCTTCTGCCAAGAAGCGTCTGCTAGGGGTAAATCCTGAGACAATCGAGCGTTATGGACTGACCAGCGAGGCGGTAGCCGGGGAAATGTCTGTAGGGGCGTTGATGGACAGCGATGCCAACGTCGCTGTTGCAACTACCGGGGTGGCCGGGCCTGCCCCTGAATCTGGAGTTTTGCCCGGCACCCTGTGTTTTGCCTGGGCGTTTGCCGGCGAGCCCATCGCAGTGTTTACGCATACTCAGCGTTTTTTCGGGGAACGCTCGGAGGTTATGCAGGCAGGTGCTCTCTATGGGCTGACCCAGCTGACTCACTATCACGAGCGCTGGCTCCGCGAGCGCACACCTGAGGGGAATGGCAATGACGGACGATGA
- a CDS encoding aspartate aminotransferase family protein produces MSMVNGFTKEDATRLCDTERRLIERRERLLGPAYRLFYERPLHTVRGEGVWLYDKQGRRYLDAYNNVASIGHCHPRVVEAMYKQSLQLNTHTRYLQEGILDYAEQLLGTFSGDLDRVMFTCTGSEANDLALRIAKQFTGGTGVIITRFAYHGVTGDIAELSPSLGSAMVLPAHVRTVRAPDAYRLGAENVAATFAADVRAAIDDLKAHGIRPAAILLDGIFASDGVLPGPAGFLAEGVALAQAEGMMYIADEVQPGFARTGLNMWGYSRHNVRPDIVTLGKPMGNGQPIAGIVGRAEVIDHFGKNMRYFNTFGGNPVSCAAGQAVLDVIRDEQLQQRSHDIGIYLLDGLTKLTQRHEVIGDVRGAGMFLGVELVTDRATKKPAAEQARKVVNSMREQGVLISAAGPLENVLKIRPLLAFTQEHAQILIDAVDVAVQGLD; encoded by the coding sequence ATGAGCATGGTCAACGGTTTTACTAAAGAGGACGCAACCCGGCTTTGCGACACTGAACGACGCCTGATCGAACGCCGCGAGCGTCTGCTCGGCCCAGCGTACCGTCTTTTCTACGAGCGACCGCTGCATACCGTTCGAGGGGAGGGCGTTTGGCTCTACGACAAGCAGGGCCGTCGTTATCTGGATGCCTATAACAACGTCGCGTCCATTGGTCACTGCCATCCACGGGTGGTCGAGGCTATGTACAAGCAGTCGCTGCAGTTGAATACACATACCCGCTACTTGCAGGAGGGTATTCTCGATTATGCCGAGCAGTTGCTGGGCACATTCTCTGGCGATCTGGACCGCGTCATGTTCACCTGTACCGGCAGTGAAGCGAATGACCTCGCACTTCGGATCGCCAAGCAGTTCACGGGCGGTACCGGCGTCATCATTACCCGATTTGCCTACCACGGTGTCACTGGAGATATCGCCGAGCTTTCGCCGTCGCTGGGTAGTGCCATGGTGCTACCGGCGCATGTCCGGACCGTTCGCGCGCCGGACGCTTACCGTTTGGGCGCTGAAAACGTGGCGGCGACTTTCGCCGCGGATGTACGTGCGGCGATCGATGACTTGAAAGCGCACGGTATCCGTCCCGCAGCCATTTTGCTGGATGGCATCTTCGCCAGCGACGGCGTATTGCCAGGGCCGGCGGGCTTCCTTGCAGAAGGTGTGGCGTTGGCCCAAGCAGAAGGAATGATGTATATCGCCGACGAGGTGCAGCCAGGCTTTGCGCGTACCGGTCTGAACATGTGGGGTTATTCGAGGCACAACGTGCGTCCGGACATTGTCACGCTCGGGAAGCCCATGGGTAATGGTCAACCCATTGCCGGTATCGTTGGACGCGCTGAGGTAATCGACCACTTCGGAAAAAACATGCGTTATTTCAATACCTTTGGAGGCAACCCGGTCTCGTGTGCGGCAGGCCAGGCTGTCCTGGACGTCATTCGCGACGAACAGCTCCAGCAGCGATCACATGACATTGGTATCTACCTGCTGGACGGCCTGACCAAGCTTACGCAGCGCCATGAAGTGATCGGTGACGTCAGGGGGGCTGGCATGTTTCTCGGTGTTGAACTGGTCACCGACCGTGCGACGAAGAAACCCGCAGCTGAACAGGCCCGCAAGGTCGTCAACTCGATGCGTGAACAAGGGGTATTGATAAGTGCCGCTGGCCCGCTCGAAAACGTACTCAAGATACGACCGCTATTGGCGTTTACGCAGGAGCACGCGCAAATTCTTATCGATGCCGTCGATGTCGCCGTGCAAGGGCTCGATTGA
- a CDS encoding DUF421 domain-containing protein, whose translation MDSILRAAGMYLALMLLFRVAGRRSLADLTTFDFVLLLIIGEATQQALLGDDFSFINAMLVISTLIVLDVGLSLAKLNSKRLARLLDGHATLVVEHGRFLHHRMRRARLTEDDILESARDSQGIEKIEQIKFAIIERNGKISVIAEE comes from the coding sequence ATGGATTCGATCCTCCGTGCAGCAGGAATGTACCTGGCATTGATGCTGCTGTTTCGCGTGGCTGGCAGGCGCTCACTTGCCGACCTTACCACCTTCGATTTCGTGCTGTTGCTGATCATCGGCGAGGCGACTCAGCAGGCGTTACTGGGCGACGACTTCTCGTTTATCAACGCGATGCTGGTGATCTCGACACTGATTGTCCTGGATGTCGGCCTGTCGCTCGCAAAACTTAACTCCAAGCGTTTGGCGCGGCTGCTAGACGGCCATGCGACCTTGGTCGTCGAGCATGGACGTTTTTTGCACCACCGTATGCGAAGAGCACGCCTGACGGAAGATGACATCCTTGAATCGGCGCGTGACAGCCAAGGAATCGAAAAAATAGAGCAGATCAAATTTGCCATTATCGAGCGTAACGGGAAGATCTCAGTGATAGCCGAAGAATAA
- a CDS encoding phosphotransferase has product MLLENLAVDDSLLEAAPAQVTDAQACAVLEQHFGLCGKLEKLGGERDLNFRLLLEDGSSRLFKLSHPLENPDVVDFHNQAMRRIALRDPKLPVQRVYPSLRGQYATLVEVDGQHMLARLMSFEEGLPLHRVNRTTTAFRRVIGQSIARLDVALEGFTHPAAGHALLWDMQHAAHLRPLLAHIEPGQGRSLVEQSLDRYAFVVLPQVPGLRKQVIHNDMNPHNIIVDPEQPDVLRSILDFGDMVYAPLVNEVAVAASYHLGPVGDVLEPALDVIGAYHQHNPLAQEEMALLPELLATRLALALCINSWRAELHPENREYILRNAQRAWANLNAMASLSRSEIEDRICSACLREVQA; this is encoded by the coding sequence ATGCTACTTGAAAATTTGGCTGTCGATGACAGCCTGCTAGAAGCTGCCCCAGCGCAGGTCACAGACGCACAGGCGTGCGCAGTGCTCGAGCAGCACTTTGGCTTATGCGGCAAGCTGGAAAAACTGGGAGGAGAGCGCGACCTCAATTTTCGCCTGCTCCTCGAGGACGGATCCTCTCGTTTGTTCAAGCTTTCTCATCCGCTTGAGAACCCCGACGTGGTCGACTTTCACAACCAGGCAATGCGAAGAATCGCGCTTCGAGATCCGAAACTTCCGGTTCAACGCGTGTATCCGTCGCTTCGAGGCCAGTATGCGACCTTGGTTGAGGTTGATGGGCAGCACATGCTGGCCCGACTCATGTCTTTTGAAGAGGGACTGCCACTTCACCGCGTGAATCGCACCACGACGGCGTTTCGCCGAGTGATTGGGCAGTCCATTGCCCGGCTAGACGTAGCGCTCGAAGGTTTCACTCATCCAGCCGCCGGGCATGCTCTGCTCTGGGACATGCAGCATGCCGCGCACCTTCGACCGCTGCTGGCTCACATCGAGCCGGGTCAGGGGCGAAGTTTGGTCGAGCAGAGTCTTGATCGGTACGCGTTCGTCGTATTGCCGCAGGTCCCCGGACTGCGCAAGCAAGTCATTCACAATGACATGAACCCGCACAATATCATCGTTGATCCCGAGCAGCCTGATGTCCTGCGCAGCATCCTTGATTTCGGCGATATGGTGTACGCGCCCTTGGTCAATGAAGTAGCGGTTGCCGCGTCATACCACCTTGGACCGGTCGGCGATGTTCTCGAGCCGGCGCTGGATGTCATTGGCGCTTACCACCAACACAATCCGCTTGCTCAAGAAGAAATGGCACTACTGCCGGAACTGTTGGCCACGCGCTTGGCATTGGCCCTGTGCATCAATTCATGGCGCGCCGAACTGCATCCGGAAAATCGTGAATACATCCTTCGAAACGCCCAACGTGCGTGGGCAAATTTGAATGCAATGGCGTCGCTGTCTCGATCTGAAATCGAAGATCGAATCTGTTCAGCGTGTCTACGTGAGGTCCAAGCATGA
- a CDS encoding sulfite exporter TauE/SafE family protein: MTIWNPITMNLPFDPLYIIAVAVACGALIQGTTGMGFALIVAPVMGLLAPESLPVSLLILMLPLNAAVAWRERSAIDFRGSSWITLGRFAGTFGGVWILLILPISQLNLLIGLSTIAACLATWMAPSFIPGRRALISTGVITGITETATGVGGPPLALVYQHSPVATLRGSVALCFLVGEVISLVVLAMGGHLNTEQVSPVLALCVPLALGVVASHWARHLINETRLRRFVLIFAFVSGALLLVQ; this comes from the coding sequence ATGACGATCTGGAACCCGATAACGATGAATCTACCATTCGACCCGCTGTATATCATTGCCGTAGCCGTGGCCTGCGGTGCGCTTATCCAGGGTACGACGGGCATGGGCTTCGCACTGATCGTGGCGCCGGTAATGGGATTGCTGGCGCCGGAGTCCTTGCCCGTCAGCTTGTTGATCTTGATGCTGCCGCTCAACGCCGCGGTTGCCTGGCGCGAGCGTAGCGCTATCGATTTCAGAGGCAGCTCGTGGATCACCCTGGGGCGTTTCGCCGGCACTTTTGGCGGTGTCTGGATTCTGTTGATACTGCCGATTTCACAGCTCAACCTGCTTATCGGGCTGTCGACAATCGCCGCCTGCCTGGCCACCTGGATGGCGCCGTCTTTCATCCCCGGGCGCCGGGCGTTGATCTCGACCGGGGTGATCACCGGCATCACTGAAACAGCTACCGGGGTAGGCGGCCCGCCGCTCGCTCTGGTGTACCAGCACTCGCCAGTCGCCACGCTGCGAGGTTCTGTGGCCCTGTGTTTTTTAGTGGGCGAGGTGATCTCACTGGTGGTATTGGCCATGGGCGGGCATTTGAACACCGAGCAGGTCTCACCCGTGTTGGCCTTGTGTGTGCCTCTGGCGCTGGGTGTGGTTGCCAGCCACTGGGCTCGCCATCTGATCAACGAGACGAGGCTGCGCCGCTTCGTGCTCATTTTCGCCTTCGTCTCCGGGGCGCTTCTGCTGGTGCAATAA
- a CDS encoding bifunctional GNAT family N-acetyltransferase/nucleoside diphosphate kinase regulator, with protein MATAMKGFHPLQISVVKMNKPFISLCPEITRAHALTLKDWLEDERVTCYLSDSRDVSRSIEHVIDRTQLPILTHLFNRGGRFFMAYDRHDAPVGFVRLIKTGANCEIVLVIGDSDKWGRNLGARTIREGMKLAFLDMRSEKLIAKIHPDNARSLKAFVRSGFLLESETPTLKSFAMTAGRYLQFLREGAVGDATGIYITEIDKARLESLIVLEQGPTVVELEHELERAIVVKPQQVARNVVTMNSRALLQLDDEEMEVALVYPEDADSSAGKHSVCSDIGAAILGYQEGDAIEWRISDRTRRIEIRKVLYQPEAAGDFHL; from the coding sequence ATGGCCACAGCCATGAAGGGCTTTCATCCTTTACAAATAAGTGTGGTGAAGATGAACAAGCCTTTCATTTCGCTGTGCCCTGAAATTACTCGGGCACACGCGCTGACGTTGAAAGATTGGTTGGAAGATGAACGCGTCACCTGTTACCTGAGCGATTCGCGTGATGTTTCCCGCTCCATTGAGCACGTCATCGATCGGACTCAACTACCGATCCTGACCCATTTATTCAACCGGGGTGGCCGCTTCTTCATGGCCTATGATAGGCATGATGCCCCGGTGGGCTTTGTCCGTCTCATCAAGACCGGCGCGAACTGCGAGATCGTCCTGGTCATTGGCGACAGCGACAAATGGGGCCGAAACCTTGGTGCCCGCACGATCCGCGAAGGCATGAAACTGGCCTTCCTCGACATGCGCTCCGAGAAGCTCATCGCCAAGATCCACCCGGACAACGCGCGCTCGCTGAAAGCCTTCGTGCGCAGCGGCTTTCTGCTTGAAAGCGAAACGCCGACATTGAAGTCATTTGCCATGACCGCAGGACGCTACCTGCAGTTCTTGCGCGAAGGTGCCGTTGGCGACGCCACGGGGATCTACATCACTGAAATCGACAAGGCCAGGCTCGAGAGTCTGATTGTGCTGGAGCAAGGCCCGACCGTTGTTGAACTCGAACATGAGCTTGAGCGCGCCATTGTCGTCAAACCGCAGCAAGTGGCGCGCAATGTGGTCACGATGAATTCCAGGGCCTTGCTGCAACTGGATGACGAAGAGATGGAAGTGGCCTTGGTCTACCCAGAAGACGCAGACAGCAGCGCCGGCAAGCATTCGGTGTGTTCCGACATCGGCGCCGCCATCCTGGGCTATCAGGAAGGAGACGCCATCGAGTGGCGGATTTCTGATCGAACCCGCCGGATTGAAATCAGGAAAGTGCTGTACCAGCCGGAGGCTGCGGGCGACTTCCATTTGTAA
- a CDS encoding PLP-dependent aminotransferase family protein, translated as MMFLNPSSQAPLVSQIVAGISLAIKQQQLRPGSKLPSIRRLSQSHNVSHFTVVEAYDRLVALGLLKAVPNAGFYVREPADSVIGEAPCETAAPDYAFDFDAHLLLQRVFQPMGMEVRPGVGLLPEQWTDDDGLQRSLRILARSAPSSFSGYGIAKGSAKLRSKLAEKLADSQIAAHPEQIMLTSGASQALDLVVRYLVHCGDSVLVDEPGYHNLFLNLHLQGAKLLGVPRTRDGIDLLQLERLIVQHRPKVFFTNTRLQCPTGTSLSLAVAHRLLQLAEKYDFLIVENDIYADLDPSGQQALAGMDQLSRVIYIASFSKAIAPALRVGFIAAHQELIEELLPLKLVSGLTSSEITEELALEVLLQGRHRKHVKQLQSYLAEAHDSVARRLRSVGMELFVEPRAGLFLWARHPQVVDSTALAMKAKEEKILLAPGQLFMPDTRVLPWIRFNVAHSMDERIYRFLGNI; from the coding sequence ATGATGTTCCTGAACCCCAGTTCCCAGGCGCCGCTGGTTAGCCAGATCGTTGCGGGCATAAGCTTGGCGATCAAACAACAACAGCTTCGCCCTGGCAGCAAGTTGCCCTCGATCCGCAGGCTCTCGCAATCGCACAATGTCAGCCACTTCACCGTGGTCGAGGCCTACGATCGACTGGTTGCGCTGGGTTTATTGAAAGCCGTACCCAATGCGGGTTTCTACGTACGGGAGCCGGCGGATAGCGTTATCGGCGAGGCGCCATGCGAGACAGCCGCCCCTGACTACGCGTTTGATTTCGACGCACATCTGCTATTGCAGCGAGTCTTCCAACCAATGGGTATGGAAGTCCGTCCTGGTGTTGGGCTGCTTCCTGAACAGTGGACGGACGACGATGGCCTGCAACGCAGCCTGCGGATCCTGGCTCGCAGCGCGCCCAGCAGTTTCTCCGGATACGGCATTGCCAAAGGCAGCGCAAAGCTGCGCAGCAAGCTGGCCGAGAAACTGGCGGATAGCCAGATTGCCGCCCACCCCGAACAAATCATGCTGACCAGCGGCGCCAGCCAAGCCCTGGACCTGGTAGTGCGCTATCTAGTGCACTGCGGCGACAGCGTGCTGGTCGACGAGCCGGGCTATCACAATCTTTTTCTAAACCTGCATCTACAAGGTGCCAAGCTCCTGGGCGTGCCGCGCACTCGTGATGGCATCGATCTGCTACAGCTTGAGCGATTGATCGTTCAGCATCGGCCAAAGGTGTTCTTCACCAACACCCGCCTGCAATGCCCGACCGGCACCAGCTTGTCGCTTGCGGTCGCCCATCGCCTGCTACAACTGGCAGAGAAGTATGATTTCCTGATCGTCGAGAACGATATCTATGCTGATCTTGACCCAAGCGGCCAGCAGGCGCTGGCCGGGATGGATCAGCTGTCGAGGGTGATTTACATTGCCAGCTTTTCCAAAGCCATAGCCCCGGCATTGCGAGTGGGCTTCATCGCTGCCCATCAGGAACTGATCGAAGAGTTACTGCCGTTAAAATTGGTCAGTGGCCTCACAAGCTCGGAAATAACAGAAGAGCTGGCCCTTGAAGTGTTGCTGCAAGGGCGCCATCGCAAACACGTCAAACAGCTGCAAAGCTATCTGGCCGAGGCCCATGACAGCGTCGCTCGACGCCTGCGCAGTGTGGGCATGGAGCTATTTGTCGAACCACGGGCAGGCCTGTTCTTGTGGGCGCGACACCCACAGGTCGTTGACTCCACGGCACTGGCCATGAAGGCCAAGGAAGAAAAAATCCTCCTCGCCCCTGGGCAATTGTTCATGCCGGATACCCGCGTACTGCCATGGATTCGCTTCAATGTGGCCCATTCGATGGATGAACGAATCTATCGCTTTCTTGGCAACATCTGA